The genomic region GCATTCGCTGTAGGTCTCTCCCTATCGAGAATTAGAAGGATAGGATATGTGAGGGAGAGGATGGATGCTATCATTTTAGTATTCGTGCCAATATTCTTCGTATCCATCGGCATGCTGATAGATATAAGGGTATTCGGCGAGTTTTTGATTCCAGGGATCATAATCTCAATCGTCGCTGTTCTTGGGAAGATATTGGGATGCGTAGGAGCTATGGTCTTTGCGAGATGGCCTAAGAACCAGGCTTTCAGGGTAGGCGTAGCCATGGTTCCGAGAGGGGAGATGGGGCTCGCAATAGCGAGCTTGGGGCTTGCGTCGGGATATATGGGTAATGAAGTATACGGGATAGCCGTAATGTCTGTCGCAATATCAACAGTTATAGCTGTCCCATTGATGAAGATCCTATATGCGGAGAGGGTTGCACCATTGGAGGGCCATTAAGTCGACGATAGAAGACAGTATGAACATTATATGTCAAGTATTAACGAGTAAAAATATTCTTGTCAGAACTATAACTTTATGGATGATAGGGTTCATCTTGATGTATGCTAGTTGGGCGGTCAGCTACAGAACATTACCTGAAGGTGTACTCGCCGGAAGGCTTCTGGTAAGCCGAATTGAAATAGTAACATATGAGTTGACATCAACCTTCTCAAGAATATTTTGCTACAACCTATTTATGGTTTGTATTCCACTTGTAGCATCCAACCTTTTCAAGCTGAGAGGCTTACCTTTAGGATATGTGGTTCTTTTGTATCACTGGACACTTTACGGCGCCTTACTTGGAACGAACTCCTTCCTTATACCTTCACCCATGAGGCCCATACCATCCATCGACGCCCTTTCTTACGGAGTCGGTGTATATGAGATCACAGCCTACACCTTCATAGTTGCCTCAACTTACGGTTTAAAGCTCAGACTCAAAGGTAGCAAGCTTGATATTCAGGGTTTACCAGCCGCGGAGAGTGCTGCCATAACTCTGTCCATATTACTGTTGGCTGCGTCAAGTTTTTATGAGGCTTGGCAGATAGCCGGTTGAAAGCTTATCATGTAAGTAATCCTTAACTCACAGTCAACCAATCCCAGATATTGTGTATGGAAGGTGTCTCAGTGGCAGATATTCTACTCATACAGCCACCACTGTCCCCACCTATGAGCGACTACGTTCAAGACCTCGTGTTGACCCCACCCCTAGGTTTATGTTACATCGCAGCCTTTCTGAATGGTGACTATGAAGTCTCGATCCTCGACTCATCTATCCTAAACCTTGACGACGAGTCTATTGAGGGGAGGATCAAGAGGGAAAATCCGAAGGTAGTAGGCTTAACAGCTACGACACACACGTATAAGAAAGCCTTGAGGATAGCCTTCATGGCGAAGAGATGCAACAAGGAGATATTCACAGTAATCGGTGGACCCCACGTAACCTTCAGAGCTGAGGAGGCTGCTTCGAATCCTCATATCGACTTCGTTGTCAGACATGAAGGTGAGGTTACAATGAGAAAACTCGCCGATCTTCTGATAAGGGGGGAGGGATGTCTCGCAGACGTAAATGGAATAACTTACAGGAAGAATGGTAGGGTCTACTCGAATCCTCCTCAACAATTCATAGAAGACTTAGACTCCTTACCATATCCTAGAAGGGACCTGACACCGATCAATATGTATAAAGTTCCAGCATCAATAATAACGAGTAGAGGATGCCCATCAAGATGCATATTCTGCGCAGCAGGCGCAATGTCAGGTCACAGGTATAGGATACGCAGCCCAGATAACATCATCGGGGAGGTTAAGTTGATAATGGAGGAGATATCCCCGAAATTTCTATTCATAGCAGACGACACATTCACTATATTTCCAGAAAGGGTGAGAGCCATCACCAGAAGGCTGAAAGAGTTGGGTGTGAGATGGATATGTGAGTCGAGGGCCAACTCGGTGACCTGGGAGATCATCGAGGAACTTGCCTCATCAGGATGCTTCGTCCTACAATTCGGAGTTGAATCGGGATCACAGAAGATACTGGATTCGATACGCAAAGGCATCACCATCGACCAAGTTAGGAGGGCTGTAAACTGGTGTATAAAGGCAGGAATAGTGCCTGTATGCAGTTTCATGGTGCCCCATCCCGAAGATGATTGGGATACAGTTAGGGAGACTGAGAAACTCATGAACGAGCTGAAGGACCTCGGAGCCCAGATATACGTATCTTTCACAACGCCATTCCCTGGAACTAACCTATACGAGAAGGCTGAGAAGTTTGGAGTAGAGTTTCTTTCGGATGACACAGACGACTATAACTTGGCGACACCGGTTATAAGGACGAGAAACCTCACAGCCGAGAATGTTGAAGAGATCTTTGACAGGTACATGAAGATTGCGCAGGAGACTATTCCATTCGAAAAACTTGTTGACTGAAGGAGAAGAATATATTCTGAGGATTCATATCATAAACTGATGAAATATTTGGTTCAGCAAAATAGTATGAAGTGAGATGTATAAGAGGTTTCTGGGCGTCTGAACTTGCTGGTCAGAGAAGTACAATGTAGGTCATTGCTCAGTAGAAGCCGACTGGCAGACTACTGCATAAACCCCTACATTGGATGCCAACATGCATGCATATACTGCTATGCAGACTCATACACCAGAAGATTCACCGAACATACCGAGGCTTGGGGAGAGTTTGTAGACGTAAAAATTAATGCGCCAATAGTCTTGGAGAGGGAGGTCAATAGTAAGCCGAGGGGAACAGTCTTTCTAAGCTCCCTAACAGATCCATACCAGCCATTGGAGGAGAGGTACACCCTGACGAGGAGACTGCTGGAGATTCTGTTAAGACACAGATACCCAATATTCATACAGACCAAGTCGGCACTAGTTTTGAGAGACCTGGATTTGATCAAAAGATTCCCTGATGGGGAGGTTGGATTCACAATAACGACACTCAACGATGAACATAGAAGACTCTTCGAGCCATCTTCATCCCCAGTCGAGGAGAGGCTGAGAGCATTAGGTAAGTTCAGGGAGAGTGGGGTTAAAACATTTGTATTCTTAGGCCCAATACTGCCCTATATCTCAGATCAAGATGTCGAAGGGTTCCTCAGAGAAATCTCAAGAGTAGGGGCAGACTATGTTTATTTTGATAGGTTGAACCTGAAGCCTGGTCTATGGTTGAAGCTTGAAAGCCACATCAAAAACTATGAACCACACCTGGTTGATGAGTGGAAACGCATCCTGAACGAGAATATGGGCTACTATAAAGCTTTGAAGGCTAGAATATCAAAGACAGCTGGAGAGTTAGGTTTAAACTGCATATTCTGTTTCTGAAGCGTATTTGAACATCACTCTGAACATGGTCGTAGGTAAAGTATAATTGAACCCCATATTTCGAGGCGAGTGTTCAGCCTAGAATATTTGGCTTATTGCTTCTCCAGCGGTCATTTTATTCACTTTCACCATCCTCTCTAGTTTATGCATAACATCACCCAAACATCTTTGGGTGACGTTGCGTTGGAGGCGGAAAAGTCTCTAGCGAGGTTCCAAGCAGCAAGCGAATTCGAGACTGGACCTACACTAAGATTCGGCTTTGACCATCTTGACAGGCTCATCGGCGGATTAAATTCAGGACAAACTGTATTTCTACACGGTTCATCTCGATGCCTGACGCTCTCTGAAATACTATGTGTCCGTGTGCAGCTTAAGCATTGTTTTGGAGGATTAGATTCGAAAGCGATGTTCATAGATGCAGGAAACATGTTCGACCCCTATTTCATAACAGAATATACAGCCGAGCATCATCCAGAACTTCTGGATGAGGTTTTGGATAAGATACTTGTGCTACGCACCTTCACTTGCCACCACTTAACCACATTCATCGCGAAGAATCTTCAAAAAGAAATTCATAGACACAACGTCAAGCTCATAGTGATATCAGATATGGTCACCCCATACTGTGATCCAGATATAGACCTGCATGAAGGCCTAGACCTGCTTAAGGTTTCACTAAATTATTTGACTTCAACAGTTGGTTTCGAGAGGGTTGCAACATTACTCACCAGCATTAGAAGAACTCCTCAACGACACCTGCTTGCAGTTAAGAGCAGGATGGATGTTGTTGCGAGGATAGAGGATGATGAAGAATACTTGTTGAGGGTTGTTCTCGAGAAGCATCCTAACCCAACAATGAAAGAGGTTAGGATAAAGGAGGAGGTTTGGGCCTGAATTTTCTGGAGGCATCTTGATGGGTAGGACGATACCTTCATGGAGGATAATTATTGAGGAGACTTTTAAACGGTGGAGAAGGTTTCAGGAAACCCTCCGATCCGATGAACGGGGCATATTCGAAGATCTGATGAATGATTGCAGAAGATACGCCTCAGCTGCTGGTGCTTCGGTATTCCCAGTCAAGGCTGAAGGCATCTTCTTGGCAATAATCTTTGCCCATCATAAGAAGCTAAAGGAGTTAGAGGATAAAATTGACAGGCTGATCAGCGTCACTGAGGAAGATGATGGGTACGGTTGATGGTTGGATAATCGACCTGTACCGGAAAGGAAATTTTATGGTTGTCTGGCTGAAGGAGCCAGACGGCAATGCCGTGAGGATAATCGATACTTGGCGGCAACACATCTTTGTGGCTGGAGAACGCAGAGATCTATTAAACCTTGCTGAAGAGTTGCATGTTGAAGACATAGGCTTCGATGAGAAATTTGTTAGACCTGAAGATGACGAGCCATCCATAGTCCTGAAAATTCCAGTCGAGAACAACTGGAACGCTGAACAGATCGCGAGGATGATTATGGCCCATGGAGGTTACAGACGCTACGAACTATACAATGTAGACGTAGCGCCGAGCCAACTATACATGTACGAGAAAGGGATATACCCCTTCGGATATTTACAGGCCACCTCGAAGGGCGATACTGTTTGTTGGAAGCTCAAGGATAGCCTAGAATCGACAGACTATGAGATCCCGCCGCTCAGGAAGGCAGAGCTCTCAGTGAAGACCAGTATGAAAGGAAGATTACAGAGCCTATCCGACCCAATAGAGTCGATCACTGTGAGAACAGATGATGAAGATTATTGCATCGATTTGGGTGATGAAGGGCAGAAACTCATCACCTTATCAGAGACCATAAAAGAAATCGATCCAGACATAATCTACACGGTAGGCGGCGACAAGTTCATCTTCCCATACCTTTCACATAGAGCAATCGCCAATAATGTATTAGAACAATTCACTATAGACAGGGAATCGACCCCTCTCAAAGCCAGGTATGGAGAGGGACAGACCTACATAAGTTATGGGAGGATATACCACCGACCAGCCCCTACAAGGATCCCTGGAAGGATCCATATCGACATAGGTAGATACACACTATACAAGGAGTGCGGCCTACATGGTATAATAGAGGTAGCCCGCCTATGCAGAATCCCAGTCCAAAGAGTTATCGATACGACGATAGGGACGAGCATGACCTCAGCCCAACTTTATGAGGCGACAAGCCTAGGCATATTGATCCCATGGAGGAAGACATATGTTGAGAGGCTAAAGACCGCTAGGGAACTCTTAACAGCCGATCGCGGAGGATTCTATTATGAGCCGATAGTAGGCTTGCATGAGTCGGTTGGTGAACTTGACTTCACATCCCTATACCCGACGATAATGTTCAAAAAGAACATCAGCGGGGAGACCATAAGATGCGAATGTTGCCCAGACTCTAAAAACAG from Candidatus Bathyarchaeota archaeon harbors:
- a CDS encoding radical SAM protein is translated as MLVREVQCRSLLSRSRLADYCINPYIGCQHACIYCYADSYTRRFTEHTEAWGEFVDVKINAPIVLEREVNSKPRGTVFLSSLTDPYQPLEERYTLTRRLLEILLRHRYPIFIQTKSALVLRDLDLIKRFPDGEVGFTITTLNDEHRRLFEPSSSPVEERLRALGKFRESGVKTFVFLGPILPYISDQDVEGFLREISRVGADYVYFDRLNLKPGLWLKLESHIKNYEPHLVDEWKRILNENMGYYKALKARISKTAGELGLNCIFCF
- a CDS encoding radical SAM protein, with protein sequence MCMEGVSVADILLIQPPLSPPMSDYVQDLVLTPPLGLCYIAAFLNGDYEVSILDSSILNLDDESIEGRIKRENPKVVGLTATTHTYKKALRIAFMAKRCNKEIFTVIGGPHVTFRAEEAASNPHIDFVVRHEGEVTMRKLADLLIRGEGCLADVNGITYRKNGRVYSNPPQQFIEDLDSLPYPRRDLTPINMYKVPASIITSRGCPSRCIFCAAGAMSGHRYRIRSPDNIIGEVKLIMEEISPKFLFIADDTFTIFPERVRAITRRLKELGVRWICESRANSVTWEIIEELASSGCFVLQFGVESGSQKILDSIRKGITIDQVRRAVNWCIKAGIVPVCSFMVPHPEDDWDTVRETEKLMNELKDLGAQIYVSFTTPFPGTNLYEKAEKFGVEFLSDDTDDYNLATPVIRTRNLTAENVEEIFDRYMKIAQETIPFEKLVD